In Nonomuraea muscovyensis, one genomic interval encodes:
- the rpe gene encoding ribulose-phosphate 3-epimerase, whose product MAVQISPSILSADFARLADEAAAVPNADWLHVDVMDYHFVPNLTLGLPVVESLHKATSLPLDCHLMIADPDRWAPAYAEAGAGSVTIHAEATRAPVRTLRQIRSLGARAALALNPGTAVEPYEGLLGEVDMLLLMTVEPGFGGQKFLDMVLPKIRTARSLVRRHGGQVWIQVDGGVDTTTIERCAEAGADVFVAGSAVYGADDPAAAVDALRAQAAAATG is encoded by the coding sequence ATGGCCGTACAGATCTCGCCCAGCATCCTCTCCGCCGACTTCGCGCGGCTCGCCGACGAGGCCGCCGCGGTGCCCAACGCCGACTGGCTGCACGTCGACGTCATGGACTACCACTTCGTGCCCAACCTCACACTCGGGCTGCCCGTGGTCGAGTCCCTGCACAAGGCCACGTCGCTGCCGCTCGACTGCCACCTCATGATCGCCGACCCCGACCGCTGGGCGCCCGCCTACGCCGAGGCGGGAGCGGGCAGCGTCACCATCCACGCCGAGGCGACCCGTGCGCCGGTGCGCACGCTGCGCCAGATCCGCTCCCTCGGCGCCCGCGCCGCGCTGGCGCTCAACCCCGGCACGGCCGTCGAGCCGTACGAGGGGCTGCTCGGCGAGGTCGACATGCTGTTGCTCATGACGGTCGAGCCGGGGTTCGGCGGGCAGAAGTTCCTCGACATGGTGCTGCCCAAGATCCGCACCGCCCGTTCGCTCGTCCGGCGGCACGGCGGCCAGGTCTGGATCCAGGTGGACGGCGGCGTCGACACCACCACCATCGAGCGCTGCGCCGAGGCGGGGGCCGACGTGTTCGTGGCGGGCAGCGCCGTCTACGGCGCCGACGACCCCGCCGCGGCCGTGGACGCCCTGCGCGCCCAGGCCGCCGCCGCCACCGGCTGA
- a CDS encoding ABC transporter ATP-binding protein codes for MSAIPGPARRTGTRELAAAAAEAMSLTWRSAPGGLVAYVFLTLAEAAAPIATAWLTKTVLDRLATPHGEVAGLALGLAAAGLAAAGLPGIGRYLRAQTARLARADATDRLFAAAEGQVGLRRFEDPVYLDRLRLAQEGAGTTGDLVNAVCGTLQGSLSLLGFVGSLLILSPAMTTLVLLAAVPALVAQLLLSRRRAAVQWETEPIHRREFFYSRLLTGVQAATEIRLFGIGAFLRVRMMAERHQADAAEKRLDRRELATHGGLTVLSAAVAGAGLWWAITGARAGSLSVGDVAMFVAAVGGVQAALDTLVSSAASAHQRLLVFSHYVAVIRTAPDLPAVEGGEAPALRRGIELRDVWFRYSDDHPWVLRGVDLTIRHGRSVALVGLNGAGKSTLIKLLCRMYDPTRGRILWDGVDLRDIPPAALRERISAVFQDHMNFDMTATENIGLGDLSALDDSARITQAAVRAGVHDTLAGLPRGYGTLLTRMFFSEADKGDPETGVVLSGGQWQRLALARALVRDGRDLMILDEPSSGLDPEAEHEVHTRIREYRAGRTSLLISHRLSAVREADLVAVLHEGRIAESGPHEALLAADGHYARLFRLQAAGYQEAR; via the coding sequence ATGAGCGCCATTCCCGGGCCCGCCCGGCGGACCGGGACGCGGGAACTGGCCGCAGCCGCCGCGGAGGCCATGTCACTGACCTGGCGGTCAGCCCCGGGAGGGCTGGTCGCCTACGTCTTCCTCACCCTTGCCGAGGCGGCGGCGCCGATCGCCACCGCCTGGCTCACCAAGACGGTCCTCGACCGGCTGGCGACTCCCCACGGTGAGGTGGCGGGACTCGCCCTGGGTCTGGCCGCCGCCGGCCTGGCCGCCGCCGGGCTCCCGGGCATCGGCCGCTACCTGCGCGCCCAGACCGCCCGCCTGGCGCGGGCCGACGCCACCGACCGGCTGTTCGCGGCGGCCGAGGGACAGGTCGGGCTGCGGCGCTTCGAGGACCCGGTGTACCTGGACCGGCTGCGTCTGGCGCAGGAGGGAGCGGGCACCACCGGGGACCTGGTCAACGCGGTCTGCGGCACGCTGCAGGGATCGCTGTCGCTTCTGGGCTTCGTCGGCTCGCTGCTGATCCTCAGCCCCGCGATGACCACGCTGGTGCTCCTGGCCGCCGTCCCGGCGCTCGTCGCCCAACTCCTGCTGTCGCGCCGGCGGGCCGCCGTGCAGTGGGAGACCGAGCCGATCCACCGCCGGGAGTTCTTCTACAGCAGGCTCCTCACCGGCGTCCAGGCCGCCACGGAGATCCGGCTGTTCGGCATCGGCGCGTTCCTGCGCGTCCGGATGATGGCCGAGCGGCACCAGGCCGACGCCGCCGAGAAGCGGCTGGACCGGCGGGAGCTGGCGACCCACGGCGGCCTGACCGTGTTGAGCGCGGCCGTGGCCGGAGCCGGGCTCTGGTGGGCGATCACGGGAGCCCGGGCGGGCTCGCTCAGCGTCGGCGACGTCGCCATGTTCGTGGCCGCCGTCGGCGGGGTGCAGGCGGCACTCGACACGCTGGTCTCCTCCGCGGCGTCGGCCCACCAGCGACTGCTCGTCTTCTCGCACTACGTCGCCGTGATCCGGACAGCTCCCGACCTGCCCGCGGTCGAGGGGGGCGAGGCTCCGGCGCTGCGCCGGGGCATCGAGCTGCGCGATGTCTGGTTCCGCTACAGCGACGACCACCCATGGGTCCTGCGCGGGGTCGACCTGACGATCCGGCACGGCCGATCGGTCGCCCTCGTGGGCCTGAACGGCGCCGGCAAGAGCACCCTGATCAAGCTGCTGTGCCGGATGTACGACCCGACCCGGGGCCGGATCCTGTGGGACGGCGTGGACCTGCGCGACATCCCCCCGGCGGCCCTGCGCGAGCGGATCAGCGCGGTGTTCCAGGACCACATGAACTTCGACATGACCGCCACCGAGAACATCGGGCTCGGCGACCTGTCCGCCCTGGACGACTCCGCCAGGATCACACAGGCGGCTGTCCGGGCGGGCGTGCACGACACCCTCGCCGGGCTGCCGCGCGGCTACGGCACGCTGCTCACCCGCATGTTCTTCTCCGAGGCGGACAAGGGCGACCCGGAGACCGGCGTGGTCCTGTCCGGCGGGCAGTGGCAGCGCCTCGCGCTGGCCAGGGCGCTGGTGCGCGACGGCAGGGATCTGATGATCCTCGACGAGCCCAGCTCCGGTCTGGACCCGGAGGCGGAGCACGAGGTGCACACCAGGATCAGGGAATACCGGGCGGGCCGTACCAGCCTGTTGATCTCGCACCGGCTCAGCGCCGTGCGGGAGGCCGACCTCGTGGCCGTGCTGCACGAGGGGCGGATCGCCGAGTCGGGCCCGCACGAGGCGCTGCTGGCCGCCGACGGTCACTACGCCCGCCTGTTCCGGCTCCAGGCCGCCGGGTACCAGGAGGCGCGGTGA
- the def gene encoding peptide deformylase has product MAIQSIRLFGDPVLTTPAAPVVDFDKELRKLVKDLTDTMIDAPGAGLAAPQIGVGLRVFTYYVDDQLGHLINPDLDLSAELDEEGEEGCLSFPGLSFPTPRAIRAVAKGFTMHGEPVVLEGTDLMARCFQHETDHLDGILFIDRMDPKQRKLAMKAIREAEWSGLSAPTVRFSPHATGGKAL; this is encoded by the coding sequence TTGGCGATCCAGTCGATCCGGCTGTTCGGAGACCCGGTGCTGACCACCCCGGCGGCACCGGTCGTCGACTTCGACAAGGAGCTCCGCAAGCTGGTCAAAGACCTCACCGACACGATGATCGACGCGCCGGGGGCCGGCCTGGCCGCCCCGCAGATCGGAGTCGGGCTGCGGGTGTTCACCTACTACGTGGACGACCAGCTCGGCCACCTGATCAACCCCGACCTCGACCTGTCGGCCGAGCTCGACGAGGAGGGCGAGGAGGGCTGCCTGTCCTTCCCCGGCCTGTCGTTCCCGACGCCGCGGGCCATCCGCGCCGTCGCCAAGGGCTTCACCATGCACGGCGAGCCCGTCGTCCTCGAGGGCACCGACCTGATGGCCCGGTGCTTCCAGCACGAGACCGACCACCTCGACGGCATCCTGTTCATCGACCGGATGGACCCCAAGCAGCGCAAGCTCGCCATGAAGGCGATCCGCGAGGCGGAGTGGAGCGGCCTGTCGGCCCCCACGGTGCGGTTCTCGCCGCACGCCACCGGCGGAAAGGCGCTGTGA
- a CDS encoding epoxide hydrolase family protein, which yields MMRPYRVEIPQESLDDLAARLAATRFTHPLPGHGLGVPVDRVRHLVEYWRDGYDWRAWERRINAHPQFITKVDGLDVHFLHIRCARPDALPLILTHGWPMSVAEYLPLIERLSDAFHLVIPSVPGFGFSGPPREPGWNRRRVAAAWAELMRRLGYERYGAHGNDVGSLISIELGRLDPHRVVGVHVTQIFSLPSGDPAERATLGPDDLAKLAALEAFMANRGAYLTLHSTQPQTLAHALADSPAGQLAWNLQLFSEAVSDDYIITNAAIHWLTDTAGSSALIGYHGNRPPAGPSTVPLGLARFADDFFPSIRPLAERDHSAIMHWNTYDKGGHHAAQEEPQLLADDIRAFFAGRR from the coding sequence ATGATGCGGCCGTACCGCGTGGAGATCCCGCAAGAGAGCCTGGACGACCTTGCCGCCCGCCTGGCCGCGACCCGCTTCACCCACCCGCTGCCCGGCCACGGGCTCGGCGTGCCCGTCGACCGCGTCCGGCACCTGGTCGAGTACTGGCGCGACGGCTACGACTGGCGCGCCTGGGAACGGCGGATCAATGCCCATCCGCAGTTCATCACCAAAGTCGACGGGCTCGACGTGCACTTCCTGCACATCCGTTGCGCCCGGCCGGACGCCCTGCCGCTCATCCTCACCCACGGCTGGCCCATGTCGGTAGCAGAGTACCTGCCACTGATCGAGCGGCTGAGCGACGCCTTCCATCTCGTCATCCCCTCGGTGCCCGGCTTCGGGTTCTCCGGCCCACCGCGAGAGCCGGGCTGGAACCGCCGCCGCGTCGCCGCGGCGTGGGCAGAGCTGATGCGCCGGCTCGGCTACGAGCGTTACGGCGCTCACGGCAACGACGTCGGCTCCCTGATCTCCATCGAGCTCGGACGCCTGGATCCGCACCGCGTCGTCGGGGTGCACGTCACCCAGATCTTCTCGCTGCCCTCCGGCGATCCGGCGGAGCGCGCCACACTGGGACCGGACGACCTGGCGAAACTGGCCGCCCTGGAAGCCTTCATGGCCAACCGGGGCGCCTACCTCACCCTCCACTCCACCCAGCCGCAGACCCTCGCGCACGCGCTCGCCGACTCCCCTGCCGGCCAACTGGCCTGGAACCTGCAGCTCTTCAGCGAAGCGGTGAGCGACGACTACATCATCACCAACGCCGCCATCCACTGGTTGACCGACACCGCCGGCAGCTCCGCCCTGATCGGCTATCACGGCAACCGGCCGCCCGCCGGACCGTCGACGGTCCCCCTGGGCCTGGCCCGCTTCGCAGACGACTTCTTCCCTTCCATCCGTCCACTCGCCGAACGCGACCACAGCGCCATCATGCACTGGAACACCTACGACAAAGGCGGACACCATGCCGCGCAGGAGGAGCCGCAGCTCCTCGCCGACGACATCCGCGCGTTCTTCGCCGGCCGCCGATGA
- a CDS encoding MauE/DoxX family redox-associated membrane protein, which translates to MEHVRIGCACLVGLVFAFTAVSKLRDFGGFARSLPELVPVGHALVRPLAAAVVALEVLVPVLVAVPAAMPYGLGVALTLLAAFTAAIAVALARGRKAPCRCFGVSAAPLGARHLVRNGLLGLATVLALLLPGGQGATGGTVVAAGAALIGAILIASYDDIVDLFARNS; encoded by the coding sequence ATGGAGCACGTGCGGATCGGTTGCGCCTGCCTGGTCGGCCTGGTCTTCGCGTTCACGGCGGTGTCGAAGCTGCGGGACTTCGGCGGCTTCGCGCGCTCGCTGCCCGAACTCGTTCCGGTAGGCCACGCCCTCGTCCGCCCGCTCGCGGCCGCGGTGGTCGCACTGGAGGTGCTGGTGCCGGTCCTCGTCGCCGTGCCGGCCGCCATGCCGTACGGCCTCGGGGTCGCCCTCACTCTGCTGGCGGCGTTCACCGCGGCGATCGCCGTGGCGCTGGCCCGGGGACGCAAGGCTCCCTGCCGCTGCTTCGGCGTGTCCGCCGCTCCGCTCGGCGCCCGCCATCTGGTCCGCAACGGCCTGCTCGGCCTCGCCACGGTGCTGGCCCTCCTGCTGCCGGGCGGCCAGGGTGCGACCGGCGGAACGGTCGTGGCGGCCGGCGCGGCACTGATCGGGGCGATTCTGATCGCCTCCTACGACGACATCGTCGATCTCTTCGCGAGGAACTCCTGA
- a CDS encoding helix-turn-helix transcriptional regulator gives MSRPATRVLALLEILQDRGLVPADELARRLDVDARAVRRYIIALRDMDIPVESVRGRYGGYRLARGVRLPPLMFADDEAVAVAAALATGKQHEQVGEPGPSDRALVKLNRVLPAPLRRRVTALIAATSATAGPLTPEPHLALTLAAAVHARHTVRIEHTRGAREVDPYGLVVHARRWYLVGHDHLRAAIRMYRLDRIGDAAEVPGTFTPPEGFDPVTHVLHALTLGAWTHRTEVWLDADLEIARDHLPVTFGDLYPCPGGGVLMVGGAEDLPAMARILTGLPWPFTVRSPPALVAALAEHVAALTRAVARSQPAS, from the coding sequence GTGTCCCGTCCCGCGACCCGTGTCCTGGCACTGCTGGAGATCCTGCAAGACCGCGGCCTGGTGCCCGCCGACGAACTGGCCCGGCGCCTGGACGTCGACGCCCGCGCCGTCCGCCGCTACATCATCGCCCTGCGCGACATGGACATCCCCGTCGAGTCCGTCCGCGGACGCTACGGCGGCTACCGGCTGGCCCGCGGCGTGCGCCTGCCGCCCCTGATGTTCGCCGACGACGAAGCGGTCGCCGTCGCGGCCGCGCTGGCCACCGGCAAGCAGCACGAACAGGTGGGAGAGCCCGGCCCCTCCGACCGGGCGCTGGTCAAACTCAACCGCGTCCTGCCCGCGCCGCTGCGCCGGCGCGTCACCGCGTTGATCGCCGCCACCTCGGCGACGGCAGGCCCGCTGACCCCCGAACCACACCTGGCGCTGACGCTGGCCGCGGCCGTCCACGCGCGGCACACCGTCCGGATCGAGCACACCCGTGGCGCACGCGAGGTGGACCCGTACGGGCTCGTCGTGCACGCACGCCGCTGGTACCTGGTCGGACACGACCATCTCCGCGCCGCCATCCGCATGTACCGCCTGGACAGGATCGGCGACGCCGCCGAAGTGCCCGGGACATTCACCCCGCCCGAGGGTTTCGACCCCGTCACCCACGTCCTGCACGCCTTGACGCTCGGTGCCTGGACCCACCGCACCGAGGTATGGCTCGACGCCGATCTGGAGATCGCCCGCGACCACCTGCCGGTCACCTTCGGCGACCTGTATCCCTGCCCCGGCGGCGGTGTGCTCATGGTCGGCGGAGCAGAAGACCTGCCCGCCATGGCGCGCATCCTCACCGGCCTGCCCTGGCCTTTTACCGTGAGAAGTCCGCCCGCCCTGGTCGCGGCGCTCGCTGAGCACGTCGCCGCCCTCACCCGAGCCGTCGCCCGCTCCCAACCCGCATCGTGA
- a CDS encoding peroxiredoxin family protein — translation MPYLTAAVVLVALLSGFNLLLTLGLIRRLRQVEGAAGAGHSGPPLALRPGSSTGEFTAVTLDGETVSHESVTGLVGFFSAGCEPCHKLLPRFAEHARVLGRESALAVVAGDDPQAVEALAPVARVVVEDYDGPVAGAFQNTWTPAVYLLGDDRRVVAAGGRMEDVFAAAPRA, via the coding sequence ATGCCCTACCTGACCGCCGCCGTCGTGCTCGTCGCGCTGCTGAGCGGGTTCAACCTCCTGCTCACCCTCGGCCTCATCCGCCGGCTTCGCCAGGTGGAGGGGGCTGCGGGCGCCGGGCACTCCGGACCTCCCCTCGCCCTGCGGCCAGGCTCGTCCACCGGCGAGTTCACCGCCGTGACGCTCGACGGCGAGACGGTGTCCCATGAATCGGTCACCGGCCTGGTCGGCTTCTTCTCCGCCGGCTGCGAACCCTGCCACAAGCTGCTTCCCCGCTTCGCCGAGCACGCCCGCGTCCTCGGCCGGGAGAGCGCGCTGGCGGTGGTCGCCGGCGACGACCCGCAGGCCGTCGAGGCGCTGGCGCCGGTGGCCCGGGTGGTCGTGGAGGACTACGACGGCCCGGTGGCCGGCGCCTTCCAGAACACCTGGACCCCCGCGGTCTACCTGCTCGGCGACGACCGCCGTGTCGTCGCCGCCGGTGGCCGCATGGAGGACGTCTTCGCCGCCGCACCGCGGGCATGA
- the fmt gene encoding methionyl-tRNA formyltransferase, with amino-acid sequence MRLVFAGTPETALPSLRTLIDSPRHEVVAVVTRPDAQSGRGRKVHPSPVAELAEEAGIEVLRPEKAGAPEFLDRLAELAPDCCPVVAYGALLPQATLDVPRLGWINLHFSILPAWRGAAPVQHAILHGDEITGASTFQIVKELDAGPVYGVVTEPIRPDDTSGTLLDRLAVSGAELLAATLDGVADGTLEARPQPLDGVSVAPKVNVADAQVDWSAPAMRVDRLVRACTPGPGAWSTFRGQRVKLGPVRPVPSAEPLPPGAIAAGKDTVLVGTATHPVELGEVQPQGKRLMTAGDWARGARVGGDDRFA; translated from the coding sequence ATGCGCCTGGTCTTCGCGGGCACACCCGAGACGGCGCTGCCGTCCCTGCGCACCCTGATCGACTCCCCCCGGCACGAGGTCGTCGCGGTCGTCACCCGGCCCGACGCCCAGTCCGGCCGCGGCCGCAAGGTCCACCCCTCGCCGGTGGCCGAGCTGGCGGAGGAGGCGGGGATCGAGGTGCTGCGCCCGGAGAAGGCCGGCGCTCCCGAGTTCCTCGACCGGCTGGCGGAGCTGGCGCCCGACTGCTGCCCCGTGGTCGCCTACGGGGCGCTGCTGCCGCAGGCCACGCTCGACGTGCCCCGGCTCGGCTGGATCAACCTCCACTTCTCGATCCTGCCCGCCTGGCGCGGAGCCGCCCCGGTCCAGCACGCGATCCTGCACGGTGACGAGATCACCGGCGCCTCGACGTTCCAGATCGTCAAGGAGCTCGACGCCGGGCCCGTCTACGGCGTGGTCACCGAGCCGATCCGGCCCGACGACACCAGCGGCACCCTCCTCGACCGGCTCGCCGTCTCCGGCGCCGAGCTGCTGGCCGCCACCCTCGACGGCGTCGCGGACGGCACCCTGGAGGCCCGCCCGCAGCCCCTCGACGGGGTGAGCGTCGCCCCCAAGGTCAACGTGGCCGACGCGCAGGTCGACTGGTCGGCGCCCGCCATGCGCGTCGACCGGCTGGTGCGCGCCTGCACCCCCGGTCCCGGCGCGTGGAGCACCTTCCGCGGGCAGCGGGTCAAGCTGGGCCCGGTCCGCCCCGTGCCGTCCGCCGAGCCGCTCCCGCCCGGGGCGATCGCCGCGGGCAAGGACACCGTCCTGGTCGGCACGGCCACCCACCCCGTCGAGCTGGGCGAGGTCCAGCCGCAGGGCAAGAGACTGATGACCGCGGGCGACTGGGCCCGCGGCGCGCGGGTCGGCGGCGACGACCGGTTCGCCTGA
- a CDS encoding alpha/beta fold hydrolase, with protein sequence MSTIVLVGGSFLGAWAWERVTPLLTAYGQQVHPLTLTGFGDRAHLGSADTTLTTHARDITAAIEYAGLREVVLVAHSYGGAPATIAATTIPGRIARVVYLAALLPEPGKSLFDLTPAPVVEAIMETVRDGRIPVMSDEIIDAGFGEHGLTPKDRAWLRARGVGQPIGTYRDPAPADLGAAQRLPRTYIACAADPGGPPRLPDLDVITLDAGHWPMITEPESLARLLDEVARS encoded by the coding sequence GTGTCGACCATCGTTCTAGTCGGCGGTTCGTTCCTCGGCGCATGGGCCTGGGAGCGCGTCACGCCGCTGCTGACCGCGTACGGCCAGCAGGTGCATCCGCTGACGCTCACCGGTTTCGGCGACCGCGCGCATCTGGGCTCGGCGGACACGACGCTCACCACGCATGCCCGGGACATCACGGCCGCGATCGAGTACGCCGGACTGCGCGAGGTGGTGCTCGTGGCGCACTCCTACGGCGGAGCCCCGGCCACGATCGCCGCCACCACGATTCCTGGACGGATCGCCCGCGTGGTCTACCTCGCCGCGCTCCTGCCCGAGCCGGGCAAGAGCCTGTTCGACCTCACTCCAGCGCCCGTCGTCGAGGCGATCATGGAAACCGTCCGGGACGGGCGGATCCCGGTGATGAGCGACGAGATCATCGACGCCGGCTTCGGCGAGCACGGGCTCACCCCCAAGGACCGGGCTTGGCTGCGGGCGCGTGGCGTCGGCCAGCCGATCGGCACCTACCGGGATCCGGCACCGGCCGATCTCGGCGCGGCGCAGAGGCTGCCCCGCACCTACATCGCCTGCGCGGCCGACCCGGGCGGCCCGCCGCGCCTGCCGGACCTCGACGTGATCACGCTGGATGCCGGACACTGGCCGATGATCACCGAACCGGAGTCGCTGGCCCGGCTGCTGGACGAGGTGGCCCGGTCATGA
- a CDS encoding RsmB/NOP family class I SAM-dependent RNA methyltransferase — protein sequence MKTRGGRGPAGRGGGQPGRPRRPARDQARNAAFDIMRAVDERDAYANLLAPRLLRERGLKGRDAALATELAYGTLRGLGTYDAVIELCSDRRPDPDVLDALRLGAHQLLRMRVPPHAAVGTTVDLVRLRIGAGAAKFVNAVLRKIASRTLDEWIPIVAPDPADDLSGHLAVAHSHPRWIVSAFRDALGGGMEETAELLAADNERPLVTLVARPGRASVAELADAGAESGRFSPYAAYLPEGDPGRIPAVAETRAAVQDEASQLVALALTRVPLDGRDELWLDMCAGPGGKAGLLDAIAVHGDLAALQTRQEPGAAGAGPAAPAGPGDAGERPEPFRGGARLVASDVQHHRARLVRQTTTDAAVITADGTAPAWRPGTFDRVMLDAPCTGLGALRRRPEARWRRDPGGVAELGRLQRHLLDAALDAVRPGGVVAYVTCSPHLAETRVVVGDVTAARGDVDPLDARHYLPEVDGLGDGPYAQFWPHRHGTDAMFLALLRKRA from the coding sequence ATGAAGACACGGGGAGGCCGGGGGCCCGCGGGCCGCGGCGGCGGGCAGCCGGGCAGGCCCCGCAGACCGGCGCGCGACCAGGCACGCAACGCCGCCTTCGACATCATGCGGGCCGTCGACGAGCGCGACGCGTACGCCAACCTGCTCGCCCCCCGGCTGCTGCGCGAACGCGGCCTCAAGGGGCGCGACGCGGCGCTGGCGACCGAGCTGGCCTACGGCACCCTGCGCGGGCTCGGCACCTACGACGCCGTCATCGAGCTGTGCAGCGACCGCCGGCCCGACCCCGACGTGCTCGACGCGCTGCGCCTGGGCGCCCACCAGCTGCTCAGGATGCGCGTGCCGCCGCACGCCGCCGTCGGCACCACCGTCGACCTGGTGCGCCTGCGGATCGGCGCGGGCGCCGCCAAGTTCGTCAACGCGGTCCTGCGCAAGATCGCCTCCAGGACGCTCGACGAGTGGATCCCCATCGTGGCCCCCGACCCCGCCGACGACCTGTCGGGCCACCTGGCGGTCGCCCACAGCCATCCCCGCTGGATCGTCAGCGCCTTCCGCGACGCCCTCGGCGGCGGCATGGAGGAGACCGCCGAGCTGCTCGCCGCCGACAACGAACGCCCTCTCGTCACGCTGGTGGCCCGGCCGGGCCGCGCCTCGGTGGCGGAGCTGGCCGACGCCGGCGCCGAGTCGGGCCGGTTCTCCCCGTACGCCGCCTACCTGCCGGAGGGCGACCCCGGCCGCATCCCCGCGGTCGCCGAGACCCGCGCCGCCGTCCAGGACGAGGCCAGCCAGCTCGTGGCGCTCGCCCTGACCCGCGTGCCGCTGGACGGGCGCGACGAGCTGTGGCTCGACATGTGCGCCGGACCGGGCGGCAAGGCCGGACTCCTCGATGCCATCGCCGTCCACGGCGACCTCGCCGCCCTCCAGACCCGGCAGGAGCCCGGAGCCGCCGGCGCCGGTCCTGCCGCGCCCGCCGGGCCCGGCGACGCGGGGGAGCGGCCGGAGCCGTTCCGGGGCGGGGCCCGGCTGGTGGCGTCCGACGTGCAGCACCACCGGGCCCGGCTGGTCCGGCAGACCACGACGGACGCCGCCGTGATCACGGCCGACGGCACGGCGCCGGCGTGGCGGCCGGGCACGTTCGACCGGGTCATGCTCGACGCCCCCTGCACCGGCCTCGGCGCGCTGCGCCGCCGGCCGGAGGCGCGCTGGCGGCGCGATCCGGGCGGCGTCGCCGAGCTGGGCCGCCTGCAGCGCCACCTGCTCGACGCGGCCCTCGACGCCGTGCGCCCCGGCGGCGTCGTCGCGTACGTGACGTGCTCGCCGCACCTGGCCGAGACCAGGGTCGTGGTGGGGGACGTGACGGCCGCGCGGGGCGACGTGGACCCGCTCGACGCCCGCCACTACCTGCCCGAGGTCGACGGGCTGGGCGACGGCCCCTACGCGCAGTTCTGGCCGCACCGCCACGGCACCGACGCGATGTTCCTGGCCCTGCTGCGCAAGCGCGCGTAG